AACTGTATAAACATTGCAATTCCCGCAACTTGGTTACCGATGTGGTGATTAAACCACACATCTTGGTTTTGCAGTTGCTCACCAgtagaaaagaaacattAAGGTGCCGATAGAAATAGACAGAGCATCAAATCCATGGGAAGACGCGCCTAACATAAATGCTGaacttcatcaaaataACCATGGAACTGCAACCTCCAGTACGATTTTTTATACTTTGTAACCCCCAAAACAGGCTGTTGTACAGAAATGGCACCTAAAAAAACCAAGTATGTCACCCTAAAACTGAGTCGTGAACAGCTTGAACAATTTCCTGATCTCACAGCACATTTCTACgacaaaaaaagaaaacaaacattAAATGAAGAACCTATTAAACGGCTCAAACTAAAGCTAAATCCAGCAGCATCTGAGACGCCGGTGACGCCATTAGAACCAGTCTCCCGAGAATCATCGATGAAACCATCTGATTCAGTTATATCGACAAACACAAGTCAGAATGTAAATAATTTAGCAAAACTGTCTTCTAACATCAGGGTTGGTGTGAGTGGATTAAGTATGAACCCCTCAATTTTCCGTGAGATAGACAAATCTAAAAACAAGCCGGGCCAATGGGAAAAATATGGAAAGGAAGACTTCCCAGAGGAAGTTCAAAGTATGAAAGACGTCAGGGGATATAAAGAACATCCCTTGAAGGCAGGTTTGGTAGatacaatttcaaaggCCCATCAGGAAGGTCGAAGAGTTGTTAGAAGTTTCAGTGGGTATTTAATGATATGGCCAAGCTGGCACAAAGTTAAGGAAGGGAATTTAGTCAAACACGCAGAGTATGCTACTGAAAAACCTACAAGTAAGGCTGGTGGTAAGGGTGGTAAGGGAGCAACGAGTTCAAAGACTAGTGTGGGGCCAGAATCTAGCTCCTTAGAAAAAGAGGCATCCGAAACACCAGTCGAACTGAAAAGCGATGTATGAATGAGCTCCGTTATGTATGTTTGTACCCAAAAAGAATGCGCTATATTAGTTTAATCTTTTATAAACCCGGAATTATAAAAATACAGTTAGGAATAAAGTAATAGAAAGATGAACAACGGGTCTAAAAAGACTAATGTGTTGTGGATCGGAGTGTTTCGAATAGAGTATTAAAGTTAtgctttcttttctttttgaacATGCTTGGTATTACTTTGATATGCAAAAGATATCgacaaattgaaaatggttttGATGTCTATAGATGTGGCATGGTAAGGTTCATTTCAATTTAGCAAATATCAGACTTATTTTTCgtttttgaattgaatcTTAGACATTGGGTagtagttgttgttgtataTGTGGTTAACAGCATCTCTACCTAGTAATCTTCTGGTGTCAATGTAAGAGTCGTCTAGCTCGTTCAAAGAGGTAACGCCCAACATTCTCATGTCAGCCTTTAATTCTTCTCTTAGAATTTGCACGGCCTTTCTGACACCCTTTTCACCATAACCAGTATTTGCATAAAGGAAAGGTCTACCCAGACCAACAGCAACTTTACAGTCTCTGCCACCAATAGCCAAAgctttcaaaatatctGTACCTCTTCTAACACCACCATCAACGAAAATACTGAAATTTGGATCCAGTTTACCCTTTTGCTTTAGGATTGGAACAGATTCAGCCATAACTTCTATTGGAGGAGGAGAAGTATCTAATTGTCTACCACCATGATTGGACAAGACAACACCCTTACAACCAATATCAATTGCCTTCTCAATATCATCAGTTCTTTGAACACCCTTCAGCAAAACTGGTAACTTGGTCCATGAAATGATATCCTTAACTTCATCCCAAGTCAGCCTCTTGTCAATGAAAGCTGGCAATGCACCAGAGGTAGAACCAGCTCTAACAGAAGAATCGTCTATTAACTCATCTGTATCTTCGGTAATTCTCATTCTAATGtctttttctctattaCCTCTACTAGCAGCGTCCACAGTGACAAAGATGGCCTTCATACCCAAGTTTTCGGCCCTTTTTAAAGTCTTCTTCACAACATCCTTGTCTTCATTAACGTATAATTGAAACCATTGTGTTGCACCAGGAATTCTGGATTCTGCAATTTCCTCCAAAGAGTTGgaagagaaggaagaaatcATTTGAATGACGCCTTCCTTACCTGCACCTCTAGCAATGGAACATTCACCATCCTCGTGCCCCAACTTTGCAGAAGCGGCTGCTGAAACGTAGAAAGGAACAGAAGCTTTTGTACCTAAAATTTCATGAGAGGTATCAACTTCTGCAACATTGACACAACATTTTGGCTTAAAGTAGATTCTTTGGTAAGCATAATGATTTTCCCTCAAGGTGATTTCATCTTCGGCACCACATGAATAGTAGTTCCATGCTTGGTCGCTCAAAACTCTAGAAGCAATATGTTCGAAATCAtaaatgttttgaattCTGGAAAGAGCAGGGAGATGATTCAACAACTCCAATCTGtgtttctccttttcgTCAAGCACAACTTCGATTTTAGGAGCTTCACCATCCAAAACACCCAATTGCTTTTCCTTTGGTAAGAAGTTCTCGATTGTACCCTTTGGATGAATCTTGTTGTAAATTTCAGTTGCGTCGTGACCTGCATTTTGAATCAATGGGGTAGTACCACCTGGATGCattgaaatgaaatcaGTCAAGTCATAGACGTTACCGTTAACAGTGATCCAACAATCATCGGCATGGTTGTGTTTAACAAATTCGTCAACAGAGATCTTCCTAGTTGGATTAGCAGACTGTGCCTCATCATTAGCTAGTGAAGGCTGGACCAACATATAAGAGCCAGCTGCTGCAACAATCGAGGCCACGGTTGCAGATATAATCTTTGCATTGTATGAAGCATTTTTTCCAGCCTTTGAGGTGCTGGAAGTAAAAGTTCTCCTTAGAGAATGGTTCTTGttaacatttttcaaaatgtttttgAACTGGGATCTTAACATTTTGAAGGTATTATCACTGCTGTTGATTAACGTTCTTGAAAACTGCACGGATAATATTCACAATACTAACAACAAAGAAGACTCATTGTGGAAGGTGACTCAATCATGCTAGAAAAGCTGGGGAATAAAGGCACTTTTATAGTAGCCACATTTTGGTTCAAAAGaatataaaagaaaaaaaaaatattttccagtgaaaaagaaaagactCTTTCTCCGAGAAGCCGAGTTTCTACGAGGCCTTGTTGAGTCATAGGGGACCTCTGTGGTTGACTCCGGCTTATTACGTGAATCATCGGGGGAGCCGCACCGTTTGTCCGCGACAGGAGAAAACGCAAGGAGTCAAACATTAAATTGGTAGGCACTACCGAGGACAATGGAGTCCCGGGATACATGAAGGAAACTGATAGAAATActtgagaaacaaaaagacACAAAAGGCGTTCTGGTGCGTATAAGTTCTCTGTTTGGTATGTAACCAATGGTGAAAACTGGTTCATAATCACTCAAGTAGATAACTGGGAAGACACAGACCACACACCAAAAGTCATGAGATTCCAAACGGATACATCTATTGATATTTAGTTTATGGAGATGTGCAAGAAAAGGAGAACCCCAGTACCATGCAATGTACGGAAACATCCTTGTAGTAATGCCGAAATATGAACTACATacaccccccccccccttccGCCCTCTCGCCTTCCGCGGAAAAACCTgccaaaagaaaaaaccCCGCTCCATCGCGATGATTCACCGTCCTTACACCTTAATACAATGCAGAGACGGCTCTAGTGTGCAAATCCAAGTTACACACACCAAGCGTCCTCAAAACGGAAACCAGCCATCAACTGTCTGGTTTCTTCGAGCATTCCGAGTTTCTACGCAACtctctttttgttttctttctccttgGCTTTTTCCCAATTGCATTCCCGAACTCGGATTTCAAAGAAGGTGAAAATCGACCAGGCGCACGGCAAACATATCACAGGAAACgagatttatcaaaaaaaaaaaactcaaaactACGATGCCTCACGTGACGTTGTGGCGAATGCAGCGAATGTGTCGAATGTGGCGAATGTGTCGAATGTGGCGAATGTTAATGTTTTTTAATGCttttctcttcctccttttACGATTTCAGGAACAGTGGCGCATTCTGGCTGTGGGGCACGTGATTGTATGTATATAACCATCGGATGCGCCACACACGCTGTCTACTCATTTGAACATACATATTTTTTCGCTACTAGCTAATACATCTGGTGTTTTTTATCAGCCGAATATATTATTATAGTGGGAATTTGTATAAACAATAAGTTAAGTTTAGGCGGTTTTCAAATGTggttggttttttttttatttcataTAAACGTGTTTATTTGTAAGCAAATCCACCCTTTTCAAAAGACCAAGAATCATCTCTGATTCTACCTCTTAGAACTGGAATCTCGGAACCTGGAACATAGACGTCTTCGAATAAGATACTCATCTTTGCCTCTGGTGGAGGAGATGCGTCTGCTAGTTTGACTTGCTCATCAACGTATTTTCTGGCAGACTTGTCGAATgccttgatttcttcttcggtTGCAATGTTGAATTCTAATAGGTGCGCCTTTAAACCTGCAATTGGATCCTTCTTGGATCTCATGTTTTGGACTTCTTCTCTGGTTCTGTAGGTGGTACCAGGATCAGACATGGAATGACCACCATATCTGTAAGTTTCAAACTCTATAACCAGTGGGCCATTATCATTAGAAGTCCATTCTTTAGCAAATTTAGCTGCTTGATAAACCGCCAAAATATCCATACCATTGACCTTCAAACCTGGAATATATTGACCTCTCTTATAATATTCAGTCATTGCAGATGATCTAGATGCAGAAGTACCCATACCATActtgttattttcacaAGTGAAAACACAAGGCAAGTTCCAAAGTTTTGCCATATTGAAAGATTCGAAAACTTGTCCCTGATTTGCTGCACCGTCACCATACATTGTCCAAGTCATGTTCTTTTGGTCTCTGTAATGATGTGCAAATGCCAAACCTGTACCTAATGGAACTTGCGCACCAACAATACCATTACCACCATAGAACCCCTTGGTATACATGTGCATAGAACCACCCTTACCATAAGAGACACCAGATCTTCTACCCATTAGTTCTGCCAAAACTTCTTGAACAGAGGCACCTCTCATATAAGTGGTACCGTGACATCTGTATGAGGTGATAATATCGTCTTGCTTGGTAATTGCGTTCTCAATACCCACAGCAATGGCCTCTTGACCAACTGATAAGTGGCAGAAACCTCTAATCTTCTTTGCCTTGTATAAAGCATCAGCTGCCATTTCCATTCTTCTGATAATGACCATATCCTTATACATTTGTAATAAGGTACCCTTTTCGGTAGAATAGTTCAATTCTGGAACATCCAGCTTATAACCTTCAAAGGAGTATTCTGGTAATTCAATCTCAACGATATCATGTAAATTAGAAACTTCTTGGGCACCGGCTTCAGGGGAAGCAGTCGCCAACGATCTGGTGAACTTTGGCAAAGCCCTCACAGATGGTGTTCTTCTAGAAAATAAACGTAGCATGGTTGTCTGTTTGTCTATCTAGTGGAAAGAAAGTAAAGGTTCGCCAAGCTCAAACAAAACTGGCCCATGTACAGCTAAATTCCTACTACTCTCCTATATGTACCTATCACCGCTATTGTACATTAACAGAGTGGAGCGAACTCACGCTAGAGCCACCGCTAATTTATCGGAAGAGAGCAATGCGGGCGGGGTTTCCCAGTGGGTgggtttatttttttttttttgggggggggggagaaAGTGGTGGGATAATTCTCGTTTCTCgtgtttgtttatttttcgCTATAGCCATTTCCGTTGAGCCTCTCTGTGGTCACGTGACGTCTTGCTGGTAATGTACATACATCTGTACACCATAGAATGGAGGAGGGGAGAGAGGTTAAGAGGgcaattttttgataaaagtttccttttcagGAAGAAGGCATGaattttgacattttcaCTGCAAAATTCGATATCTatttacattttcaaataagaGGCTGCAATCCATAGAGATTGTACAT
The Pichia kudriavzevii chromosome 2, complete sequence DNA segment above includes these coding regions:
- a CDS encoding uncharacterized protein (PKUD0B09160) → MAPKKTKYVTLKLSREQLEQFPDLTAHFYDKKRKQTLNEEPIKRLKLKLNPAASETPVTPLEPVSRESSMKPSDSVISTNTSQNVNNLAKLSSNIRVGVSGLSMNPSIFREIDKSKNKPGQWEKYGKEDFPEEVQSMKDVRGYKEHPLKAGLVDTISKAHQEGRRVVRSFSGYLMIWPSWHKVKEGNLVKHAEYATEKPTSKAGGKGGKGATSSKTSVGPESSSLEKEASETPVELKSDV
- a CDS encoding uncharacterized protein (PKUD0B09170; Pfam Domains: FMN_dh(1.1e-142)|Cyt-b5(9.8e-20)), which translates into the protein MLRSQFKNILKNVNKNHSLRRTFTSSTSKAGKNASYNAKIISATVASIVAAAGSYMLVQPSLANDEAQSANPTRKISVDEFVKHNHADDCWITVNGNVYDLTDFISMHPGGTTPLIQNAGHDATEIYNKIHPKGTIENFLPKEKQLGVLDGEAPKIEVVLDEKEKHRLELLNHLPALSRIQNIYDFEHIASRVLSDQAWNYYSCGAEDEITLRENHYAYQRIYFKPKCCVNVAEVDTSHEILGTKASVPFYVSAAASAKLGHEDGECSIARGAGKEGVIQMISSFSSNSLEEIAESRIPGATQWFQLYVNEDKDVVKKTLKRAENLGMKAIFVTVDAASRGNREKDIRMRITEDTDELIDDSSVRAGSTSGALPAFIDKRLTWDEVKDIISWTKLPVLLKGVQRTDDIEKAIDIGCKGVVLSNHGGRQLDTSPPPIEVMAESVPILKQKGKLDPNFSIFVDGGVRRGTDILKALAIGGRDCKVAVGLGRPFLYANTGYGEKGVRKAVQILREELKADMRMLGVTSLNELDDSYIDTRRLLGRDAVNHIYNNNYYPMSKIQFKNEK
- a CDS encoding uncharacterized protein (PKUD0B09180; similar to Saccharomyces cerevisiae YER178W (PDA1); ancestral locus Anc_8.246), with protein sequence MLRLFSRRTPSVRALPKFTRSLATASPEAGAQEVSNLHDIVEIELPEYSFEGYKLDVPELNYSTEKGTLLQMYKDMVIIRRMEMAADALYKAKKIRGFCHLSVGQEAIAVGIENAITKQDDIITSYRCHGTTYMRGASVQEVLAELMGRRSGVSYGKGGSMHMYTKGFYGGNGIVGAQVPLGTGLAFAHHYRDQKNMTWTMYGDGAANQGQVFESFNMAKLWNLPCVFTCENNKYGMGTSASRSSAMTEYYKRGQYIPGLKVNGMDILAVYQAAKFAKEWTSNDNGPLVIEFETYRYGGHSMSDPGTTYRTREEVQNMRSKKDPIAGLKAHLLEFNIATEEEIKAFDKSARKYVDEQVKLADASPPPEAKMSILFEDVYVPGSEIPVLRGRIRDDSWSFEKGGFAYK